The Phyllopteryx taeniolatus isolate TA_2022b chromosome 4, UOR_Ptae_1.2, whole genome shotgun sequence genome includes the window AAGCACTCACAATAATGTTTTGAGACTAGGCCAAGACCCAAGTGGCTAGCTGAGTGGCAGGCGGCCATCGATATACTCACTCCGTCATCTTCAAAGGCTTGTTAACGTAGGTAGACAGGATGGGCAAGAGGTCATAGATACCACTGACAAGAAAAGCACCTAAAGAATAATAAACCAGTCGTCAgaatttgtttcattctttattaCAAAGACAGACACTCAGCACAAGCTCACCTTTGATTTGAGGCATGCTGCTATACTGCGACCAGTCAGTGGAAAGGATCATTGCAGCAAGGTGAGCGCCGGCAGAGTGGCCACACAGGTACAGACCGCTATAAAGAGCCATATCATGTGATTGAAAAGTATCACATCGTATTTCTGACGATAACTGCGAAAGACGGTGAGTGCGCGGGGTACTTGATGTGAGAATACTGCTGGACGACAGACACCACACTCCTGCGCACTTGAGAGACCATCAGGTCCATATTACCTAAGACAAGAGACATCTTCACACACAATCCTGCTTCTCTCATAGGCTAGATTTACACTGCACGCTGAAGCGGCCATCTCTGATATAATGCCTATACCCGATTTATTTGAGTGTCtttccatgtacatttcaagtgacgcATCGCCAATCTGGCTGTTTACATACACGGAACCCATGAAACTaattgtgtgcatgtgctgATACCTATTTATGCTGCCATGACGCATACCTGAATCGTGTGACTTGGAAGCAGAAATTGTTTCACTTGAACCatacagtgtaaatccagccatgGATAACCATCAGGAATGGACTCTACCTCTGGGGGCGACGTCGTAGCCAACCGCCACCACTACTACACCTTTATCAATGAGGGGGACTGCCATAAATCCTGACTCCTCCTTACTGTAGGAGCATAATGCATCGGCATGGAAAAactgaacaacaaaaaaacaattcatccatttttacaGTGCTTGTTCTCATAAGCGTAACAGCTGAGCTGCAGAAAATCACACCTGACTGACAAACCCTGgcctggttgccaggcaatcacgaggcacatatagacaaacaaccattcatactcacattcacacctgtggacaatttagagttttcagttaaatttttggaatgtgggaagaagacAGATTACctgcaaaaaagaagaaaaaaaacaacgcaagcacagagagaacatgaaTCCTTCACAAAAGAGTGCCTGAACTGAGTTTGGAATCCACGACtttcaactgtgaggcaaacatacTAATGACAAGCCCACTGCGCGgtcgaaaaacaaacaacaaaaattcaaCTTGTAATGGGATTCTGACAAGCAAAACATCATACCTGAGAAACTGCCAGTATCCTCCGTGAAAGTAAATAACAAGAGGTACATCTGAAAAACCGGAAGTAGCGTCATCGACACTCACTGGACACCACGTTAGCGAGTCATGACCTGCTACACACCGAGAGAGTTGGTAGTGGGGATGTAGGCGTCCAGTCTTTCTCCTTCACCTTCTCCATAGGGCACATTGAGTAGAGTTTGAGCCAGACCGCGTGCACGGTCTGTACCTGCATGTGAAGACACAATGACAGATAGGATCCCCTTatgcatttcattcatttaaattgtTGAGCATTTAATCATGTCTACGACCAATAGCACGTCGCCATAGCGAGGTTTTAAACAGGATGCTCTCAGAGAGAAGCGGCCACTGATCTTAAGAGCGCCACTAAGTGCAGGTTGCGACAgtgatacagagagactggaagtgTCACAGAAAGGTATAGGTgtcgattcatggatcaaacaccaaCATGAATTTTGCAATGCAGCTTCTCGCAAGAGAAAGcagaaagttgtgcaaaaagtactgaaacattgaccaCTTGGAACatatgcattcaaaagttttatCGGTCTATAAAGGTTATATAGTGCATTtgaggttcatcctgaaatttcacattAAAGTCCAATAGCCCTCATTTTTTgtaacatacacatacattttcataaatgtatacattatttTCATATACTTATATGTATAGTTATCATTAATGTGATGTAAATCAGGGTGAATTATACCGGATGGCAGTACTTCAGATTACAGCCACCTGCCACTCTAAACGGCATGACGGGAGTGAATAATATTAATCGTAAATATTATGACGATCGTGTATATTTGCCAGGGTTTTCAAATGAATTACAGTGTTAGGCCCGTCTCTTCCGTGGCTCGTCTCAACAGGTTTTCTGTGCACAGTATCTGCTATGTGCCACGGTTAAGTAGCACAACTGGAACAAGCGACCGACCTTCCTTTAAAGCCTTGACGTGGGCCTTGATCACGTCGTCCGCCGCCATCCTGTGCGACCAGCGGCTGGGTGAATACTGCCTCTCGAGCTCCTGGTTACACATGCAGCAGCAGCGGTTCAGTCTGCCGGCGAGTCGAGCCCAGCCGGCCCGCCATGAAGCAGCACAAGGCGTCCGCTGTCACTTCGCGGACTAATACACTAAACAGGGAATACAGCGCCCCCCTCTGATACGGTGTAGGCATCCGCCATTTTGCTCAGGTATTAATCACGTTTTATTGTACTAGCTTGTACTAACGTGACAAGTTGACACCCATGTTTGTCTTTGGCCAAATATAATAACAAACTACATAAATTCTATTATCTTACGTCTTTCGTCATGGCAGTCCAGGATAACATTTTCTATCTCTTGAAGCAAGTCTGTCGAAACTCTTGATTGACGACCAAAGCAACTGAACAGCAGTGGCGAGAACTCTTTCGGACTTTAGACCCATGGCTCCCTTTTGAAGAGCAAAGGCGACGTTACTAATCGATACTCTTCAACTTTAGAAATCGGATTTCAATAACCCGGAGGAGTGGTGCTGACAAATTGATAAGATAAATATCACAAATAAAGTTAGTGTAGTTCATGTGACCTACATTTTGGGTTCTGAGTCTTGACCATATAGATTTGTCAATGGAAAATATACTCTTTAATAATTCGAACCCCTTcagttttgtttacatttgaactCCGTTGTCGGTAGCAGCACATATTTCATtcatgattttttggggggacaaaataaccaaatgttttgtacatctcacaataaataaattatgttcatgttattttattttagtgttcATAATGAGATCGAACAGTGGTGCACAATAATACAATGCTTTACGTTATTTGTGTCATTATGTTGTGggtctgtcctggttgacacgcctctgcaacatcgcgtggacttcggggacagtgcctctggattggcagactggggtggtggtggtgggccggagggtgtgttccaaccggagagtgtgttccaactacagggggatcacgctcctcagcctccctggtaaccCATACTAAACCACCTTAAGCCCCAACCATAGCCCTAGACCGAACCATAACaatcttctttgtttttatttcgtacaaatAATATGATACGtatttgggatggtcatctcaaGCCTGCCCTTTCCGCGACGCTgaagccaatcatgttgcagaggggcgtgtcctgcctggaaactatgtggaAATCCTAATAAGGCGTCTGGCGTGCCTGTGGACTCACAGGACTGGTCCGTCCCAGAGGTCGCGCCTTCGAGTGGCCTGGCGGACTTCCGTTGTATGGCAGCATTTCTCTCACAGTTTTGGTATTTtcgtgtttttttcttcaaatgtatttttttttttgcgtgtctagcatttttttgcagttgtttttttttgattgcagaatttttattttccatttttttttttttttttgcgtcagtCATGCATTTACAGCATTTGGCCGTTGGCAGCGCTTTTGCCACTGTCGGCCACCGTACAAAAcagatattaaatattattgacagtaaaatttaaatttactttttactgtCGTAGAAATTCCTTTCcgagtctgtactttttacttttatcaaattaggagttgaatcagtatttGTGGCACCGCTGCAGCCCTCATTGGCTAGAAATGGTCATGTGACCATTCAGCACCACTGCCAATTGGTTGAATTCTTTGAAATTTAAAGGAGCGCGCGCGTTCCTTCAGTGTATGATTTGTTTCAGAGCAGTTGTTATCGTGAGCTCTTTTGGTCAACTCtctattttttgtttgcttatttGTTTTTGAGAGATTGGTTCTTCTTTTGGTCCTTGAACAAATGGACTGTGTGGATTTTCCTAAAGTTTTTCAAAATTCCCCGAGGACAGCCGAGGGGCAAATCCAGGTTTGTCGTAGCCGCAATGTCTTCGTTTTCATCAAAACGAGATGAAATGTTATTAATGTAATCCTGTTTACACGTTTGTGGCAACAATAAAGTCGCACGTTGTATTCCGTAACtttgtttgttatgtttttcaCAGGTTATATTTGGGCCGATGTTTTCAGGCAAAAGGtaattttatacagtatgtttcctATGACATCCTATGAGTTACTAGCTCGCTTGGTGAATGGTTTTCAACTTTTACATCTGTCCCGCCAATTCACGTCACTGAACTGCTTTCCCGCTCTTtcacccaaatgtattgtggcAGTGGTTCAGTTTACACCAACACGAAAAAAATCGATAGCTCTCCGTGTTGacaccataatgaccaaaataaattacagtaacGTTGTAGGATCAAgtgttctgcaaaaaaaaatgtaaaaaagtaaaataactacttaaatatgtttaaaatcaaacagttttttttaaaggtgaaatgcaaatgtatattACTGTACCATAATGTTATATACAACTGCACTGTAAATGTACTGaacttgaaaagtaaaaaatatactaCACGAgattaaaataaagtatttgatCGTATTGgatgttttagattttattagtatttttaaGTTGGTGACTATTtcgcataccacactttgagaatcactgcactatGCATGTGGACACGCACAGTGCATGATAATGCAGTTTTGTCTGTGCAACTTGCATTCATTACCTAACTAATATGTGATTTTTGCAGCACTGAATTGATGCGAAGGGTGCGTCGTTTCCAAATAGCCCAGTACTGCTGTTTGGTGATCAAATACGCCAAAGATACACGCTACTCCGACATAGGCATGGCCACACATGATCAGTAAGTGAGCTGCTATTGTTAATGTGATTTGtcttgtaccggcattaccagataactagcaaccctttattgctcagtgactgttttttttgtcaatgtctttatgtctccaaagtgttctctgtcaattgactgtctgttgtcgtactagagcggctccaactaccggagacaaattccttgtgttttttggacatacttggcaaataaagatcattctgattctgaaaacagTTGTTTGCATTTGCAGCATCAGTTTGTACTGTAGTGTTTTCTGCCATTTTCATCTATGAAAGCTGACATCTAGTGGCCTTTTGTCTGTTTCATTGCTAGTGCCCTACATGCAGGGCATATAGACATGTTTGAACCCCCGTTTACCgcggggatatgttccagacccacctgcaataggtggaaaaaatgtgatatagagagaccatacaagatttaaaaaaaaaaaattaaatgtatgtcGTTTTATCCCTCACATACGATTGAAACGCATTGTCACTGTCAAGAAATTAGAGACTATTGTATAACATAgctttgaggaaacaaaaagtaGACTCTCTTGCACAGCTATCCAAAGAAGAGGCAGAATGTGCTTGCGCCAAGTTGTTTGACACTCCcactgtaaagttgacacataaagagcattaaacattgtatattttaatacCAAATTGGTCCACCAAAGCATAACATTTCTtaaattgtcattttgtcaCACCGAGCAACGCACCCAAAAATGACCGAACTGGACAAtcgcaaaaaaatacaatttgctaCTCGCATGCACACATCGGGCGGTTGGCCCCCCCACATATACCAACTTGCTGCAATCGAAAAACTGCGACCCCACGTTGATTGTATAGGAAAACGTGATGCAgcaggttatttttttattgaaatacataaatgttaaattatacataatacatacagtaaaatataattgtaaaacacaataagtGTATTTATCGTCATGAAGAAAACATGAGACCatccttgtttcttcaatttcttcttcattttaatgcctaGTACCACTAAATGTATATTACCtaaaaatacaatgaacacaacaaaaatcCAGCTGAATCCCTAATACGCTGTCTTATTATGGTGTgttagttgtatttttatttttctctttgtttcaaatgtttataagctgttttttccgctttgtttttaaatacttttaatcacgtaaagcacattgagcaacattgtgtatgaaatacgctatataaataaatttgctttgcttatttgacatgcttgagcttaattgcatttccagtgatcaagaaaaccatggaaatgGGTAGATATTCTTTCTTAAATTTAACTCATGacctatttttgttgtcatccttatttgtccaaacaaatgtacctttagttgtaccaggcattaaaaaatgacaaacaaagcatacaacaatactaggaggcatatattctctctgtcTGATGGAGCTACAAATATCACTGCagcttagttggggaccttctctacctcttttttttgttcttaattCCGCTGCTTCTACATCCAGTTGAGCTCACTGCTGCCCGGTATGCCATCATAtggtgggggttcactgtagtttGACAATGCTTAATTTAACTTAACATGTTTGAGGGGAGTTTACATCATACAAAGAATTAACTTGACCTTGCTGTTTGTCCCTTAGGAGCACAATGAAGGCTGTACCCGCAAAATGTCTGAGAGATGTGCGGTCATTAGCACTGCAAGCCTGTGTCATTGGAATTGATGAAGGGCAGTTTGTAAGTGTACATGTTATTTTTTCCTGTACTTTTCTTGGACTAAACAAGGAGTAATAGTAGATAGTAAAGGATATAAAATAACTATTGAAGAATAATCTCATTGCAGCATTATGttacttaaatgtttttgtaatacaaTTGGGACCACAATGGTGCAGCGTAAGAGTGGAGTGTAATATGTTCTGAATGGAAACAACTTTACACCATCTGTACATGGACTGGTATGGCTGTCTACTAATAAACTCTTGTGCCTCTTTGTATCACTGCAGTTTCCAGACACTGTGGAGTTTTGTGAGGAGATGGCCAATTTGGGCAAGACTCTTATTGTCGCTGCCTTGGATGGGACCTTCCAGAGAAAGGTGACTTTATTTCCTGACAAATGCACATCATTGTGTAGTGACAGAGCAAGAATGTGTTTTGACACATAAAACTGTcaagagggaggaaaaagttttcaaatgctctcattgttCCTCACAAAGACATCTCTGTTGTTTCCAGTGGTCAtacctgcattttttttaagtgtcgaCTACTCTCTTGTGCATTTATGTAGCCCTTCGGAAACATTCTGAGTCTTGTCCCTCTTGCGGAAAGCGTGGTGAAGCTTCACGCAGTTTGCATGCAGTGTTACAAAGAAGCGGCCTATACAAAGAGGATTGGAGCGGAGAAGGAGGTGAGCGTACACATTAGAAAATAAGTTCACAGTAACCCCTTTAAAAAGATGGCTGACAAATGAGTTTTTTCCtttggtttattttgtattaaccATCGCATTTCCTCTTGTACATAGGTGGAAGTGATCGGCGGAGCTGACAAATATCAAGCAGTTTGTCGAAAGTGTTACGGAGCGCTGATAGCGACCAAAGAAAACCAACCTCCCCTCAGGGATCAAACTCCTCAACATGCACTGAATGGAAAACTTGTGGACTCTGGAATTCCCAGGAAACATTTCTCTTCCCTCCACctctgaacacacacaaacagttgcTCAAGTATGGAGGTCCAGAATTGAGCTGTTGTGTGTAAAGCAAAGTCTCATTGCTTTACACACAATTCCAATATAACTAATGAACTCCCACTCTCCTAAATTCTGACATGTCCAATGGTGGGTGCAGCTATGTTTGCTAGAATGTGTAAAATGGCAAATCAGCGTTTTCATAATTATTAAGGTTTTATTTCTCCGTCAGATGTAATCCCAACACATAATGAGATTTAACTCCAGGCAAACCCAAATAGGGAGGTTGCAAAAAGAATAATGAATTAGCAAGAGGCACAAATCGAAGTATGTGCATATGTACTTAAGGGGTTTCTGTATAAATAATGTCCATTAAACCACCAAAAAGGCAGAGTTGTTTGGAACAAAAACATAACTTTGGAAGCTTAAACTAAACAGACATTTTAACAAAAGTAACCTGCaagctaaactttttttttttttttttttaataaaaacaaacaaatatgaagtGCTTATCGTAGTGATTACATTGATATAACCAGCACTGTAAAAGTAATACTATTATATCTGAACGGACCCTAAATACATTTCCCATGT containing:
- the afmid gene encoding kynurenine formamidase isoform X1, translated to MLSWTAMTKDELERQYSPSRWSHRMAADDVIKAHVKALKEGTDRARGLAQTLLNVPYGEGEGERLDAYIPTTNSLDVPLVIYFHGGYWQFLSKEESGFMAVPLIDKGVVVVAVGYDVAPRGNMDLMVSQVRRSVVSVVQQYSHINGLYLCGHSAGAHLAAMILSTDWSQYSSMPQIKGAFLVSGIYDLLPILSTYVNKPLKMTEEVAIRNSPSKLIPQLKLSSSSCLIVVAVAENDSPEFRKQSEDYYNTLKATGLNVTLEDVPNTDHFSIIEQLIDGDYHLTKLLLKMMGKS
- the afmid gene encoding kynurenine formamidase isoform X4; protein product: MLSWTAMTKDELERQYSPSRWSHRMAADDVIKAHVKALKEGTDRARGLAQTLLNVPYGEGEGERLDAYIPTTNSLDVPLVIYFHGGYWQFLSGLYLCGHSAGAHLAAMILSTDWSQYSSMPQIKGAFLVSGIYDLLPILSTYVNKPLKMTEEVAIRNSPSKLIPQLKLSSSSCLIVVAVAENDSPEFRKQSEDYYNTLKATGLNVTLEDVPNTDHFSIIEQLIDGDYHLTKLLLKMMGKS
- the tk1 gene encoding thymidine kinase, cytosolic; amino-acid sequence: MDCVDFPKVFQNSPRTAEGQIQVIFGPMFSGKSTELMRRVRRFQIAQYCCLVIKYAKDTRYSDIGMATHDQSTMKAVPAKCLRDVRSLALQACVIGIDEGQFFPDTVEFCEEMANLGKTLIVAALDGTFQRKPFGNILSLVPLAESVVKLHAVCMQCYKEAAYTKRIGAEKEVEVIGGADKYQAVCRKCYGALIATKENQPPLRDQTPQHALNGKLVDSGIPRKHFSSLHL
- the afmid gene encoding kynurenine formamidase isoform X2, translating into MLSWTAMTKDELERQYSPSRWSHRMAADDVIKAHVKALKEGTDRARGLAQTLLNVPYGEGEGERLDAYIPTTNSLDVPLVIYFHGGYWQFLSKEESGFMAVPLIDKGVVVVAVGYDVAPRGNMDLMVSQVRRSVVSVVQQYSHINGLYLCGHSAGAHLAAMILSTDWSQYSSMPQIKGAFLVSGIYDLLPILSTYVNKPLKMTEEVAIRNSPSKLIPQLKLSSSSCLIVVAVAENDSPEFRKQSEDYYNTLKATGLNVTLEDVPNTDHFSIIEQLIDGDYHLTKSTQWRTRSC
- the afmid gene encoding kynurenine formamidase isoform X3, producing MCNQELERQYSPSRWSHRMAADDVIKAHVKALKEGTDRARGLAQTLLNVPYGEGEGERLDAYIPTTNSLDVPLVIYFHGGYWQFLSKEESGFMAVPLIDKGVVVVAVGYDVAPRGNMDLMVSQVRRSVVSVVQQYSHINGLYLCGHSAGAHLAAMILSTDWSQYSSMPQIKGAFLVSGIYDLLPILSTYVNKPLKMTEEVAIRNSPSKLIPQLKLSSSSCLIVVAVAENDSPEFRKQSEDYYNTLKATGLNVTLEDVPNTDHFSIIEQLIDGDYHLTKLLLKMMGKS